A single window of Achromobacter xylosoxidans DNA harbors:
- a CDS encoding ATP-binding cassette domain-containing protein: MLRIDNLTKRYGDHLVFQGLTHAFGPGCVALCEEESTGKSSLLGIIAGAIAPDEGEVWIDGQPLAQAPRQARARLAYVPDNCLALPQQTGRGLLEQAAAEKGVAVDDAVLDLAARLGLEPHLDKRFEQMSTGTRRKVYLTAAALGAPAVVIADGPSNGLDTPARRALAELFKTWGRDRLVLFASHDPELVQACGATVVDVAALR; the protein is encoded by the coding sequence ATGCTACGCATCGACAATCTCACCAAACGCTACGGCGACCATCTCGTCTTCCAGGGTCTGACGCACGCCTTCGGGCCGGGCTGCGTGGCGCTGTGCGAAGAGGAAAGCACCGGCAAGTCCAGCCTGCTCGGCATCATCGCGGGCGCGATCGCGCCGGATGAGGGCGAGGTCTGGATAGATGGCCAGCCGCTGGCGCAAGCGCCGCGGCAGGCCAGGGCGCGCCTGGCCTACGTGCCCGACAACTGCCTGGCGCTGCCGCAGCAGACCGGGCGCGGGCTGCTCGAACAGGCGGCGGCGGAAAAGGGCGTGGCGGTGGACGACGCGGTGCTCGACCTGGCCGCCCGGCTGGGACTGGAGCCGCACCTGGACAAGCGCTTCGAGCAGATGTCCACGGGCACGCGCCGCAAGGTCTACCTGACCGCGGCCGCCCTGGGCGCCCCGGCCGTCGTCATCGCGGACGGTCCCAGCAACGGGCTGGACACGCCGGCGCGGCGCGCGCTGGCCGAGTTGTTCAAGACCTGGGGCAGGGACCGGCTGGTGCTGTTCGCCAGCCATGATCCCGAGCTGGTGCAGGCCTGCGGGGCAACCGTCGTGGACGTTGCCGCGCTGCGCTAG
- a CDS encoding MarR family winged helix-turn-helix transcriptional regulator, which translates to MPVRKSPAPAAPAAKAGRAAKAPAPKSPAPADARVAPELPGIPATRQARAERDGAAAAARPHLALMAQTAARGTDAGAAGLGLLLLWLADDVEQRANAALAPFGISESKLDVLMIFGLAERGLIDSRAVTPSYIADYFGVTRSTVTGLLDWLEKRELLTRALNHEDRRSISLALTDAGRELLTQALPAFWTMCASLVDCLDENDRKALQGILAKVWRQLKGPAT; encoded by the coding sequence ATGCCCGTCCGCAAGTCCCCCGCTCCCGCCGCCCCGGCTGCCAAGGCCGGGCGCGCCGCCAAGGCCCCCGCCCCCAAATCCCCCGCTCCGGCAGACGCCCGTGTCGCGCCGGAATTGCCCGGGATCCCCGCCACCCGCCAGGCCCGCGCCGAGCGCGACGGCGCCGCCGCCGCCGCCCGGCCACACCTGGCGCTGATGGCGCAAACCGCCGCGCGCGGCACCGACGCGGGCGCGGCCGGGCTGGGACTGCTGCTGCTATGGCTGGCCGACGACGTCGAACAGCGCGCCAACGCCGCGCTGGCGCCGTTCGGCATATCGGAAAGCAAGCTCGACGTGTTGATGATCTTCGGCCTGGCCGAACGCGGACTGATCGACAGCCGCGCGGTGACGCCGTCGTACATCGCCGACTATTTCGGCGTCACGCGCTCGACGGTCACGGGCCTGCTGGACTGGCTGGAAAAGCGCGAACTGCTCACGCGCGCGCTCAACCACGAAGACCGGCGCAGCATCTCGCTGGCGTTGACCGACGCCGGACGCGAACTGCTCACGCAGGCGCTGCCGGCGTTCTGGACCATGTGCGCGTCGCTGGTGGATTGCCTGGACGAGAACGACCGCAAGGCCTTGCAGGGCATCCTGGCGAAAGTCTGGCGGCAGTTGAAGGGCCCGGCCACCTGA
- a CDS encoding SDR family oxidoreductase, translated as MTNDAQAPVILITGGSRGVGAATARLAAAQGYDVAISYVANEAAAQAVVTDVRALGRRALAVRADSADPDQIAGLFNAIDREFGRLDVLVNNAAIIARQSRLEDLAFERMQRIFAVNSLGPMLCAQQAARRMSQRHNGRGGAIINISSAAARLGSPNEYVDYAASKGALESFTIGFSKEVAREGIRVNCVRPGHIYTEMHASGGEPGRVDRIKDTVPMGRGGQPEEVARAILWLAGAEASYVTGTFVDVTGGK; from the coding sequence ATGACGAACGACGCTCAAGCCCCCGTTATCCTCATCACCGGAGGCAGTCGCGGTGTCGGGGCCGCGACCGCGCGGCTGGCCGCGGCGCAGGGCTATGACGTGGCGATCAGCTATGTCGCCAACGAGGCGGCCGCGCAGGCGGTGGTGACGGACGTGCGGGCGCTGGGCCGCCGCGCCCTGGCCGTGCGCGCCGACAGCGCCGACCCGGACCAGATCGCCGGCCTGTTCAACGCGATCGACCGCGAATTCGGCCGTCTCGACGTGCTGGTCAACAATGCCGCGATCATCGCGCGCCAGTCGCGCCTGGAGGACCTGGCCTTCGAGCGCATGCAGCGGATCTTCGCGGTCAATTCCCTCGGCCCGATGCTGTGCGCGCAGCAGGCAGCCCGGCGCATGTCGCAGCGCCACAATGGCCGCGGCGGCGCCATCATCAACATATCCTCGGCCGCGGCGCGCCTGGGCAGCCCCAATGAATACGTGGACTATGCCGCCTCGAAAGGCGCGCTGGAGAGCTTCACGATCGGCTTTTCCAAGGAGGTGGCGCGCGAGGGCATCCGCGTGAATTGCGTGCGCCCCGGCCACATCTACACCGAAATGCACGCCAGCGGCGGCGAACCGGGACGGGTGGACCGCATCAAGGACACCGTGCCCATGGGCCGTGGCGGCCAGCCCGAAGAGGTGGCGCGGGCCATCCTGTGGCTGGCCGGCGCCGAGGCCTCGTACGTCACCGGCACCTTCGTCGACGTCACGGGCGGCAAGTAA
- a CDS encoding VOC family protein has protein sequence MPVKVLELHHVGFGVNHAQADAMLDFYRDVLNLPQDPARWKIPGIYGSWINLPNGTQLHILGSEGPSRYAKGPGKDPVSNHIALAVEDVLAAEQELIARGIEYFTLDNVASPSLKQLFLRDPAGNLVELHQSSARRAGVEKPEQDPARAGNE, from the coding sequence ATGCCCGTCAAAGTGCTTGAACTTCACCACGTCGGATTCGGTGTGAACCACGCCCAGGCCGACGCCATGCTCGATTTCTACCGCGATGTCCTGAACCTGCCGCAGGATCCCGCGCGCTGGAAGATTCCGGGCATCTATGGTTCGTGGATCAACCTGCCCAATGGCACCCAGCTGCACATCCTGGGCAGCGAGGGCCCGTCGCGCTACGCCAAGGGACCGGGCAAGGATCCGGTGTCCAACCACATCGCGCTGGCGGTCGAGGACGTGCTGGCCGCCGAGCAGGAACTGATCGCCCGCGGCATCGAGTACTTCACGCTCGACAACGTGGCCTCGCCCAGCCTCAAGCAGCTGTTCCTGCGCGACCCCGCCGGCAACCTGGTGGAACTGCACCAGTCCAGCGCCCGCCGGGCCGGCGTCGAAAAGCCGGAGCAGGATCCGGCGCGCGCAGGCAACGAATAA
- a CDS encoding flavin reductase family protein: protein MYFDMQALSGEQRSKLMHSTVLPRPIAWVGSRDARGALNVAPFSFFNVMSGDPPILCFCVGSRDGRLKDTARNIAARGEFVVNLVSATQARRMNVTAIDFDASIDESMEAGLLLAPGRNVDVPRIQDSPASMECRVRQLVDIDARRTLVIGDIVGMHLIDAAVTDPDRMFIDPLPMQLIGRLHNPGWYCEVTRAFQMATPSVEQWRQMQQDGVAQQYLEESPVPA from the coding sequence ATGTACTTCGACATGCAAGCGCTCAGCGGTGAGCAGCGCAGCAAACTCATGCATTCCACCGTCCTGCCCCGGCCCATCGCCTGGGTCGGGTCGCGCGATGCGCGGGGCGCGTTGAACGTCGCGCCGTTTTCCTTTTTCAACGTGATGTCCGGCGATCCGCCGATCCTGTGTTTCTGTGTCGGTTCGCGCGATGGGCGGCTGAAGGACACCGCGCGCAACATCGCCGCGCGCGGCGAGTTCGTCGTCAACCTGGTGTCGGCGACGCAGGCGCGCCGCATGAACGTGACCGCCATCGACTTCGATGCCAGTATCGATGAGTCGATGGAGGCGGGGCTGCTGCTGGCGCCGGGCCGCAATGTGGACGTGCCCCGGATCCAGGACAGTCCCGCGTCGATGGAGTGTCGCGTGCGCCAGCTGGTCGATATCGATGCGCGCCGCACGCTGGTCATCGGCGACATCGTGGGCATGCACCTGATCGACGCGGCCGTGACCGATCCCGATCGCATGTTCATCGATCCCTTGCCGATGCAGCTGATCGGCCGGCTGCACAATCCGGGCTGGTATTGCGAAGTGACGCGCGCCTTCCAGATGGCGACGCCGTCGGTGGAGCAGTGGCGCCAGATGCAGCAGGACGGCGTGGCGCAGCAGTACCTGGAGGAATCGCCGGTTCCTGCGTAA
- a CDS encoding SDR family NAD(P)-dependent oxidoreductase: protein MARIFITGSVDGLGLAAARALQADGHQLVVHGRSRERLEAARDLLARGARAVVGDLADLTQTRELAEQLNALGQMDAVIHNAGVFTGAAILPVNVAAPYALTALITRPRRLIYLSSEMHYDGRPELGGLAWDGARETASYSDSKLFVTALAAAVARRWPDVISQAVDPGWVPTKMGGPDAPGDLRLGHVTQAWLATTDDAAARASGGYWHHQERREPHPAVHDEAFQARLLDALSGATGIDLA from the coding sequence ATGGCACGCATCTTCATCACCGGTTCGGTCGACGGCCTGGGCCTGGCGGCCGCGCGCGCACTGCAGGCGGACGGACACCAACTGGTCGTGCACGGCCGCAGCCGCGAGCGCCTGGAGGCCGCGCGCGACCTGCTGGCGCGCGGGGCGCGGGCGGTCGTGGGCGACCTGGCCGATCTGACCCAGACGCGGGAGCTGGCCGAACAGCTCAACGCCCTGGGCCAAATGGACGCGGTCATCCACAATGCCGGCGTGTTCACCGGCGCCGCCATCCTGCCGGTCAATGTGGCGGCGCCCTATGCGCTGACCGCGCTCATCACGCGGCCGCGGCGCCTGATCTACCTGAGCAGCGAAATGCACTACGACGGGCGGCCCGAGCTGGGCGGCCTGGCCTGGGACGGGGCGCGCGAAACCGCTTCGTATTCCGACAGCAAACTATTCGTGACGGCCCTGGCCGCCGCGGTGGCGCGGCGCTGGCCGGACGTGATCAGCCAGGCCGTCGATCCCGGTTGGGTGCCCACCAAGATGGGAGGCCCGGACGCGCCGGGAGACCTCCGGCTGGGCCACGTGACGCAGGCGTGGCTGGCCACGACCGACGATGCCGCGGCCCGCGCGAGCGGCGGCTATTGGCACCACCAGGAGCGGCGCGAGCCGCATCCGGCCGTGCATGACGAGGCCTTCCAGGCGCGCCTGCTCGACGCGCTTTCCGGGGCCACGGGGATCGACCTGGCGTGA